Proteins encoded together in one Canis lupus familiaris isolate Mischka breed German Shepherd chromosome 25, alternate assembly UU_Cfam_GSD_1.0, whole genome shotgun sequence window:
- the RNF6 gene encoding E3 ubiquitin-protein ligase RNF6 isoform X3, producing MNPSRSRSHDGSEEASSQDHNHREGERRWQQERLHREEAYYQFINELNDEDYRLMRDHNLLGTPGEITSEELQQRLDGVKEQLANQPDLRNGTNTRDSEVPRENSNEDSLLEWLNTFRRTGNATRSGQNGNQTWRASDGSETGKRRK from the exons ATGAATCCGTCTAGATCTAGATCGCATGATGGTAGTGAAGAAGCCTCATCTCAAGACCATAATCATCGTGAAGGTGAGAGAAGATGGCAGCAAGAGCGTCTCCACAGAGAAGAAGCCTATTATCAGTTTATTAATGAACTCAATGATGAAGATTATAGGCTAATGAGAGACCACAATCTTTTAGGCACCCCTG gagAAATAACGTCAGAAGAACTACAACAGCGGTTAGATGGAGTCAAGGAACAACTAGCAAATCAGCCTGACTTGAGAAATGGGACAAATACCAGAG ACTCAGAAGTCCCtagagaaaattcaaatgaagatTCTCTGCTAGAATGGTTGAACACCTTTCGACGCACAGGAAACGCAACTCGAAGTGGACAAAATGGGAACCAAACTTGGAGAGCT AGTGATGGCAGTGAaactggaaagagaaggaagtaa
- the RNF6 gene encoding E3 ubiquitin-protein ligase RNF6 isoform X2 → MNPSRSRSHDGSEEASSQDHNHREGERRWQQERLHREEAYYQFINELNDEDYRLMRDHNLLGTPGEITSEELQQRLDGVKEQLANQPDLRNGTNTRDSEVPRENSNEDSLLEWLNTFRRTGNATRSGQNGNQTWRAETPIKTMVCVHRSQPQLHSWQRT, encoded by the exons ATGAATCCGTCTAGATCTAGATCGCATGATGGTAGTGAAGAAGCCTCATCTCAAGACCATAATCATCGTGAAGGTGAGAGAAGATGGCAGCAAGAGCGTCTCCACAGAGAAGAAGCCTATTATCAGTTTATTAATGAACTCAATGATGAAGATTATAGGCTAATGAGAGACCACAATCTTTTAGGCACCCCTG gagAAATAACGTCAGAAGAACTACAACAGCGGTTAGATGGAGTCAAGGAACAACTAGCAAATCAGCCTGACTTGAGAAATGGGACAAATACCAGAG ACTCAGAAGTCCCtagagaaaattcaaatgaagatTCTCTGCTAGAATGGTTGAACACCTTTCGACGCACAGGAAACGCAACTCGAAGTGGACAAAATGGGAACCAAACTTGGAGAGCT GAAACACCAATAAAGACCATGGTCTGCGTGCACCgctcccagccccagctccactCCTGGCAGCGCACATAA
- the RNF6 gene encoding E3 ubiquitin-protein ligase RNF6 isoform X1, which produces MNPSRSRSHDGSEEASSQDHNHREGERRWQQERLHREEAYYQFINELNDEDYRLMRDHNLLGTPGEITSEELQQRLDGVKEQLANQPDLRNGTNTRDSEVPRENSNEDSLLEWLNTFRRTGNATRSGQNGNQTWRAVSRTNPNSGEFRFSLEIHINHENRGIEIHGEDHTGIPLSDISRDHTTSRQQRSASPVARRTRSQTSVNFSDSSSNIPRTRLGSRGQNSVEGSFSTLGRLRNGIGGAVGITRTSGPHNFSGHTNQSGGSELRQREGQRFGAAHVWENGARTNVTVRNTNQRLEPIRLRSTFSSRSRSPIQRQSGTTVYRNSQRESRPLQQNIRRSVRRRGITRVFLEQDRERRGTAYAPFSNSRLVSRITVEEGEESSRSSTAARRHPTITLDLQVRRIRPGENRDRDSIASRTRSRVGLAENTVTIESNSGGFRRTISRLERSGIQTYVSTITVPLRRISENELVEPSSVALRSILRQIMTGFGELSSLMEAESESEIQRHGQHFPERHSGLSNIGAVNDISQHSEGTSQNRRAQEDSTAMHGENETTQPPARNSDTRGGRQLRNSNNLVETGTLPILRLAHFFLLNEGDDDDHIRGLTKEQIDNLSTRNYEHNSIDSELGKICSVCISDYVTGNKLRQLPCMHEFHIHCIDRWLSENCTCPICRQPVLGSSIANNG; this is translated from the exons ATGAATCCGTCTAGATCTAGATCGCATGATGGTAGTGAAGAAGCCTCATCTCAAGACCATAATCATCGTGAAGGTGAGAGAAGATGGCAGCAAGAGCGTCTCCACAGAGAAGAAGCCTATTATCAGTTTATTAATGAACTCAATGATGAAGATTATAGGCTAATGAGAGACCACAATCTTTTAGGCACCCCTG gagAAATAACGTCAGAAGAACTACAACAGCGGTTAGATGGAGTCAAGGAACAACTAGCAAATCAGCCTGACTTGAGAAATGGGACAAATACCAGAG ACTCAGAAGTCCCtagagaaaattcaaatgaagatTCTCTGCTAGAATGGTTGAACACCTTTCGACGCACAGGAAACGCAACTCGAAGTGGACAAAATGGGAACCAAACTTGGAGAGCTGTGAGTCGAACAAACCCAAACAGTGGAGAGTTTCGGTTTAGTCTGGAAATACACATAAATCATGAGAATAGAGGAATTGAAATTCATGGTGAAGATCATACAGGCATTCCACTCTCAGATATTAGCAGGGATCATACTACAAGTAGGCAACAAAGATCGGCTAGTCCTGTGGCTAGGCGAACAAGAAGCCAAACCTCAGTGAATTTCAGTGATAGTAGTTCCAACATCCCAAGGACTAGGCTTGGCTCAAGGGGGCAGAATTCAGTAGAAGGATCTTTCTCAACATTAGGAAGATTAAGAAATGGAATCGGGGGAGCAGTTGGCATTACTAGAACTAGTGGTCCACACAATTTCAGTGGTCACACAAACCAGTCAGGTGGTAGTGAACTCAGGCAAAGGGAGGGGCAACGGTTTGGAGCAGCACATGTGTGGGAAAATGGGGCTAGAACTAATGTTACAGTGAGAAATACAAACCAAAGATTAGAGCCAATAAGATTACGGTCTACTTTCAGTAGTCGAAGCCGTTCACCAATTCAGAGACAAAGTGGCACCACTGTTTATCGTAATTCACAGAGGGAAAGTAGACCTTTACAGCAAAACATTAGAAGGTCTGTTAGGCGGAGAGGTATAACGCGTGTCTTTTTAGAGCAAGATAGGGAACGTAGAGGTACTGCCTATGCTCCATTCTCTAACTCAAGACTTGTGTCAAGAATAACagtagaagaaggagaagaatccAGCAGATCCTCAACTGCTGCACGACGACATCCAACAATCACACTGGACCTCCAAGTGAGAAGGATTCGTCCTGGAGAAAACAGAGATCGGGATAGTATTGCAAGCAGAACTCGATCTAGGGTAGGGCTAGCAGAAAATACAGTCACTATTGAAAGCAATAGTGGGGGCTTTCGCCGAACTATCTCTCGTTTAGAGCGATCGGGTATTCAAACCTATGTTAGTACTATCACAGTTCCTCTTCGTAGGATTTCTGAGAATGAGCTTGTTGAACCGTCATCAGTGGCTCTTCGGTCAATTTTAAGGCAGATCATGACTGGTTTTGGAGAATTGAGTTCTTTAATGGAGGCTGAATCTGAGTCAGAGATTCAGAGACATGGTCAGCATTTTCCAGAGAGGCACTCAGGTCTGAGTAACATAGGTGCAGTTAATGACATCAGCCAGCACAGTGAAGGTACCTCTCAAAACAGGCGGGCACAAGAAGACAGCACTGCAATGCATGGTGAAAATGAGACTACCCAGCCTCCTGCCCGAAACAGTGATACTAGAGGTGGCAGGCAGTTGCGAAATTCAAATAACTTAGTTGAAACTGGAACACTACCTATCCTTCGccttgctcatttctttttactaaatgaaggtgatgatgatgatcacATACGTGGTTTAACCAAAGAGCAGATTGACAATCTTTCCACCCGGAACTATGAGCATAACAGTATTGATAGTGAACTAGGTAAAATCTGTAGTGTTTGTATCAGTGACTATGTAACTGGAAACAAGCTCAGGCAATTACCTTGCATGCATGAATTTCACATTCATTGTATTGACCGATGGCTCTCAGAGAATTGCACTTGCCCCATCTGTCGGCAGCCTGTTTTAGGGTCCAGCATAGCAAACAATGGGTGA